A window from Rhizosphaericola mali encodes these proteins:
- a CDS encoding DUF4859 domain-containing protein yields the protein MSPNKLKYYIFLFCISMIFAFTSCKKDYLTDGGLASANTTYTTYEYLANNEYHYFDTLIQIIDHLGLKDSVNNAGTFFAPTDFAINKLMSNNSITSLDRLYKKINSKFLTQYMFADSTITLDNVSTSAKMYTNWADSTCAIKKLAQSYSVVTSSLTYYILEYVKINGVLDGSAGAPSNDATDLTLQCQTTGIKTASGTNLNVFANNASINLVGDPVKDTTVYNFNINVVQDDNDYTNNTLQLDSNAIAKLFDISTSQISSLLDAGSDSLKLYAIEPDGTFSDNYTADTPGFWFGSDGSVVNWGDDAVIYADYLIDSYQITVGQFPSQAVLGQTYVLKLALLYINSDGDKKTAYININVKLVSQ from the coding sequence ATGTCTCCTAATAAACTAAAATATTATATTTTTCTATTTTGCATAAGCATGATATTTGCCTTTACTTCTTGTAAAAAAGATTATTTGACAGATGGAGGATTGGCTAGCGCTAATACAACTTACACCACTTATGAATATTTGGCAAATAATGAATATCATTATTTTGATACTTTGATTCAGATAATTGATCATTTAGGTTTAAAAGATTCGGTTAATAACGCTGGAACTTTTTTTGCGCCTACTGATTTTGCAATTAACAAATTGATGAGTAATAATAGTATAACATCTTTGGATCGATTATATAAAAAAATAAACTCCAAGTTTTTAACGCAGTACATGTTTGCTGATTCTACAATTACATTGGATAATGTTTCAACATCTGCAAAAATGTATACGAATTGGGCAGATTCGACATGTGCAATAAAAAAACTCGCCCAATCCTACTCAGTTGTTACATCAAGTCTAACCTATTATATACTTGAATATGTCAAAATAAATGGAGTTTTAGATGGTAGTGCTGGCGCTCCATCGAATGATGCAACAGACCTTACCTTACAATGTCAAACTACAGGTATTAAAACAGCTAGTGGTACTAATCTAAATGTCTTCGCAAATAATGCATCAATAAATTTAGTTGGAGATCCTGTTAAGGATACGACAGTCTATAATTTTAATATCAATGTGGTACAAGATGATAATGATTATACTAATAATACTTTACAATTGGATTCTAATGCAATTGCCAAATTATTTGATATCTCCACAAGTCAGATTAGTTCATTATTAGATGCGGGTAGTGATAGTCTAAAATTATATGCTATCGAACCAGATGGAACATTTTCGGATAATTATACTGCAGATACTCCTGGTTTTTGGTTTGGAAGTGATGGCTCCGTTGTTAATTGGGGAGATGATGCAGTTATATATGCAGACTATTTAATTGATAGTTATCAAATTACAGTAGGTCAGTTTCCAAGTCAAGCCGTGCTGGGGCAGACATATGTACTAAAATTGGCTTTATTATATATCAACTCAGATGGTGATAAAAAAACAGCATATATTAATATCAATGTGAAGTTAGTTTCACAATAA
- a CDS encoding RagB/SusD family nutrient uptake outer membrane protein, which translates to MNSKILIKTLIGLIVFGSFSCKKFLDQDPISTVTDATSWSSSSDVNSQIAGCYSGIRSAFNAACSFYSYGDVPTDLWGDMTANSDYNYIYQMNWGITVSSLNTYDPKLKLRVWTPFYSSIQQSNRCLYFINTMSNDKFDGATEADEIAQKKAFEAEARFCRAFNYFYMARVWGNVPLDTSYQEDISSITSDPRVDQSQILNAAIYDLNIAKANMDYRDASSTDKNVRADKGACFALLAHIYAWKGAYDSCVMACDSVISNGGYSLVSGSNYATIYNGQSDEGIFEIAQNSTSEALNAQTEASIAYFTLAAPYIATNSVPIWKLSTGKLFELYNDTTDARFKKEYTYVNSGSTKYYYCTKYSNISTVTASGVNYYLSENNIIVFRLADIYLLRAEAYASKSTPDFSNALTDLNTIRTRAGISNYTLAELSTNGQNSLLDSVTAERGRELLLEGSRYYDLVRNERITGVSKFPYMTQAQFTAGKYYWPIDPSLMTLNSGLVQTTFWQQLLTY; encoded by the coding sequence ATGAATTCAAAAATATTAATTAAAACACTCATTGGATTGATTGTATTTGGCTCATTTTCGTGTAAAAAATTTTTAGACCAAGATCCGATCAGTACCGTTACGGATGCGACATCTTGGAGCTCGTCCTCTGACGTAAATTCACAAATAGCAGGTTGTTATTCAGGGATTAGATCCGCATTTAACGCTGCATGCTCTTTTTATTCTTATGGAGATGTTCCTACGGATTTATGGGGAGATATGACGGCAAATTCTGATTACAATTATATTTATCAAATGAATTGGGGCATCACCGTTTCTTCGTTAAATACGTATGATCCTAAATTAAAATTAAGGGTTTGGACTCCATTTTATTCTTCTATTCAACAGTCTAATCGTTGTCTTTATTTTATCAATACGATGAGTAATGATAAATTTGATGGAGCAACAGAGGCTGATGAAATAGCACAAAAGAAAGCATTTGAAGCTGAGGCAAGATTTTGTAGAGCGTTTAATTATTTCTATATGGCTCGAGTATGGGGCAATGTGCCATTAGATACCTCTTATCAAGAAGATATATCTTCTATTACGAGTGATCCAAGAGTGGATCAATCTCAAATTTTAAATGCAGCAATCTATGATTTGAATATTGCTAAAGCAAATATGGATTATAGAGATGCTTCCTCTACGGATAAAAATGTAAGAGCTGATAAAGGCGCCTGCTTTGCTTTATTGGCACATATTTATGCATGGAAAGGTGCTTACGATAGTTGTGTAATGGCCTGTGATTCTGTGATTAGTAATGGAGGGTATTCCTTGGTTAGTGGAAGTAATTATGCGACAATTTATAACGGACAATCAGATGAAGGTATATTTGAAATAGCACAAAATTCTACAAGTGAGGCATTAAATGCACAAACTGAGGCTAGTATAGCATATTTTACATTGGCAGCGCCTTATATAGCAACTAATTCTGTTCCTATCTGGAAATTAAGCACAGGAAAATTATTTGAATTGTATAACGATACAACTGATGCAAGATTTAAAAAAGAATATACATATGTAAATTCAGGTTCGACTAAATATTACTATTGTACTAAATACTCTAATATATCTACAGTAACAGCAAGTGGAGTTAACTATTATTTGTCTGAAAATAATATTATAGTTTTTAGATTGGCAGATATTTATTTATTGCGCGCTGAGGCATACGCTTCAAAATCAACTCCTGATTTTTCAAATGCATTGACTGATTTGAATACAATAAGAACTAGAGCTGGTATTTCAAATTATACATTAGCAGAATTAAGTACAAATGGACAGAATTCTTTATTGGATAGTGTTACCGCAGAACGAGGAAGAGAACTTTTATTAGAAGGTAGTCGATATTATGATCTTGTTCGAAATGAGCGTATTACAGGTGTGTCTAAATTTCCATATATGACGCAGGCTCAGTTTACAGCAGGTAAATATTATTGGCCAATTGATCCGTCCTTAATGACCTTGAACTCAGGTTTGGTTCAAACTACTTTTTGGCAACAATTATTAACTTATTAA
- a CDS encoding SusC/RagA family TonB-linked outer membrane protein produces MFTLKKRKTKQVCLLFIPLLYCSVVSAQSQNGITGTVKNDKGEVLAGATVKVLKTKTVILTDSSGNFTVNVKYLDNEFEISHIGYKTKIVKGDEINNIILSAQNSSLDDVVVVGYNTQSRRKVTAAVSSLSGDAIQDIPQLSFDQMLQGRLAGVNVLQSSGEPGAATKIVIRGSTNVDYGNANGGNTQPLYVIDGVIYDVNNMGTSYTYSNPLSVIDPNDIESIDVLKDASAAAIYGARGGNGVIIVKTRRAKSYKPQVTLNAYGGGTLNPKLIDVTTGNAERALKLKMLNSQLTYTDLQNGVIPIQLTDSLNSSFNNDVDWQGLLIENFAKVNSEELSLQGMFPGNNMYRFGISHYDEQGAVNGYGVSRIAPNLDLQLNPISKLSVGLTMQISSEKHTHGAGVSDNPYIFSPSNFPTSLAALSQSQLDLYSGKSSRYDDDKVFSMAGSLRLTDTLTKDLTITSTFGYNNFQEKYAYFSPEALNGIYNEANDITNSNPNWTWESYAQYNKHIGLNNLTLVGGYSAYKAMKYDATMYAYGIDVSNIYTVATVPSGSNLYANSTTATKTTQSYYGRVNYDYNGKYLFTGSLRRDASSIYSPDYRWGTFYSASLGWVMSDENFFQPLKHVVNFLKLRASYGVTGQDPGSWYAKYQSLYTDASSYGSTTGIIGGGAAYPYLTGTPSTYNGTTVVTPFPYVDNYVNSGIKSSNDVRWEKYPQLDFGMDWEMFNSRLSFSMDWYQKDADDKYLWQIPAESTTGYAYYSGNYVNVRNTGLELSVTSHNLKNTSAFQWITNFNISFDKNWVTKLPNGGRDIIYGAPWFRKTLTLGQPLFSYKIWKVDGVYATDQSVPTDPITGSKMTYFGTTLKGGDPKYVDQNGDYNINYDDQVNMNASPAPKVTGGLTNTFNYKGFSLTVFAMYSFGNKLLNGTLSDALNGSSYAAWGSVAGPAGVYSQYLNKFWQQSGDANATYPRLVYGTGSTQLDPWNVANSYFLRDGSYIRLQQIMLGYTFTSGLVRKWHLSALNVYGSFNNIYTWKKSKDLVDPSLYDNTTGSSNATYPNALKVNLGFRVTL; encoded by the coding sequence ATGTTTACTTTAAAGAAGAGAAAGACAAAGCAGGTATGCTTACTTTTTATTCCTTTATTGTATTGTTCTGTAGTTAGTGCACAATCTCAAAATGGGATTACTGGTACAGTAAAAAATGATAAAGGCGAAGTGCTTGCTGGTGCAACTGTAAAGGTTTTAAAAACGAAAACTGTAATTCTAACAGACTCCTCAGGTAATTTTACAGTTAATGTAAAATATCTTGACAATGAATTTGAAATTTCTCATATTGGCTATAAAACTAAAATAGTCAAAGGTGACGAAATTAATAACATCATTTTATCTGCGCAGAATTCTTCATTAGATGATGTTGTAGTTGTGGGTTACAATACGCAATCTCGTCGTAAGGTTACCGCAGCCGTATCTTCCTTGAGTGGGGATGCTATTCAAGATATACCTCAATTGAGTTTTGACCAAATGTTACAAGGTCGATTGGCTGGTGTAAACGTACTTCAAAGTTCGGGCGAGCCTGGAGCTGCAACTAAAATAGTCATTCGTGGCTCTACCAACGTTGATTATGGTAATGCCAATGGTGGTAATACGCAGCCTTTATATGTCATAGATGGTGTGATTTATGATGTAAATAATATGGGAACTTCCTATACTTACTCTAATCCTTTAAGTGTAATTGATCCTAATGATATTGAATCTATTGATGTGCTTAAGGATGCATCAGCGGCTGCGATATATGGAGCTAGAGGTGGTAACGGTGTAATTATAGTCAAGACACGTAGAGCGAAAAGTTATAAACCTCAAGTAACATTAAATGCCTATGGAGGTGGTACATTAAATCCGAAGTTGATTGACGTAACTACGGGTAATGCAGAAAGAGCATTAAAATTGAAAATGCTGAATAGTCAATTGACCTATACAGATTTACAAAATGGCGTAATTCCTATTCAATTAACAGATAGTTTAAATTCCTCTTTTAATAATGATGTGGATTGGCAAGGTTTATTGATTGAAAATTTTGCGAAAGTGAATAGTGAAGAATTGAGTCTACAAGGCATGTTTCCTGGGAATAATATGTATCGATTTGGTATAAGTCATTATGATGAGCAAGGTGCAGTGAATGGGTATGGCGTAAGTAGAATAGCGCCTAATCTAGATTTACAATTGAATCCTATTAGCAAGTTATCCGTAGGATTGACTATGCAAATATCCTCAGAAAAACATACCCATGGTGCAGGTGTAAGTGACAATCCATACATTTTTTCTCCTAGTAATTTCCCTACGTCATTGGCGGCTTTATCCCAATCTCAGTTGGATTTATATTCAGGAAAATCTTCTCGATATGATGATGATAAGGTTTTTTCGATGGCTGGAAGTTTAAGACTTACAGATACATTAACTAAAGATCTGACAATAACGAGTACATTCGGATACAATAATTTCCAAGAAAAATACGCATATTTTTCGCCTGAGGCATTGAATGGTATATATAATGAGGCAAATGATATTACTAATTCAAATCCAAACTGGACATGGGAGTCTTATGCTCAATATAATAAGCATATAGGATTGAATAATTTAACCCTTGTTGGCGGTTATTCTGCTTATAAAGCGATGAAATATGATGCAACTATGTATGCCTATGGTATTGATGTATCTAATATATATACCGTTGCAACGGTTCCAAGCGGCTCTAATTTATATGCAAATTCAACAACGGCTACTAAAACAACTCAATCTTATTATGGTAGAGTGAATTATGATTATAATGGTAAATATTTATTTACAGGTAGTTTAAGAAGAGATGCCAGTTCCATTTATAGTCCTGATTATCGCTGGGGAACATTTTATTCAGCTTCTTTAGGTTGGGTAATGTCGGATGAAAACTTTTTTCAGCCCTTAAAACATGTGGTCAACTTTCTAAAGTTGAGAGCTAGTTACGGTGTTACTGGACAAGATCCTGGAAGCTGGTATGCCAAATATCAATCATTATATACAGATGCAAGTTCGTATGGATCTACAACAGGTATAATAGGAGGAGGGGCAGCTTATCCTTATTTAACAGGCACTCCTTCAACCTATAATGGGACAACCGTAGTTACTCCATTCCCGTATGTAGATAACTATGTAAATAGTGGCATAAAATCAAGCAATGATGTTCGTTGGGAAAAATATCCTCAATTAGATTTTGGTATGGATTGGGAAATGTTTAATAGTCGATTGAGCTTTTCAATGGATTGGTACCAAAAAGATGCGGATGATAAATATTTATGGCAAATTCCTGCTGAGTCAACAACTGGATATGCCTATTATTCAGGTAATTATGTAAATGTTAGGAATACAGGTTTAGAACTGAGTGTTACTTCCCATAATCTGAAAAATACCTCTGCCTTTCAATGGATCACGAACTTTAATATATCATTTGATAAAAACTGGGTAACCAAATTGCCTAATGGTGGACGTGATATCATATATGGAGCGCCTTGGTTTAGGAAAACCTTGACTCTTGGGCAACCTTTATTTAGTTATAAAATATGGAAAGTTGATGGTGTATACGCTACTGATCAGAGTGTGCCTACCGATCCAATTACAGGTAGTAAAATGACTTATTTTGGTACGACCTTAAAAGGTGGTGATCCAAAATATGTAGACCAAAATGGGGATTATAATATTAACTATGATGATCAGGTAAATATGAATGCAAGCCCTGCTCCTAAGGTTACTGGTGGATTGACGAATACATTTAATTACAAAGGGTTTTCACTTACAGTTTTTGCTATGTATTCTTTTGGAAATAAGTTGCTAAATGGTACTTTGTCTGATGCGTTAAATGGAAGTTCTTATGCTGCATGGGGTAGTGTTGCTGGTCCAGCTGGTGTCTATTCTCAATATCTTAATAAATTTTGGCAACAATCTGGAGATGCCAATGCAACTTATCCTAGGTTAGTATATGGTACAGGTTCAACTCAATTAGATCCTTGGAATGTAGCTAATAGCTATTTCTTGCGTGATGGTTCCTATATCAGATTACAACAAATAATGCTAGGTTATACTTTTACGAGTGGTCTGGTTAGAAAGTGGCATTTATCAGCTCTAAATGTGTATGGCTCGTTTAATAATATATATACTTGGAAAAAATCTAAAGATTTAGTGGATCCTTCGCTTTATGATAATACTACAGGATCAAGTAATGCTACTTATCCTAATGCATTAAAAGTGAATCTTGGTTTTAGAGTTACACTATAG
- a CDS encoding M61 family metallopeptidase, with translation MRKKIFGLISIVFLGTHLHAQVNVVDYTIGVKDTAKHLFHIEIDYVNTTQEDSVSFYLPKWTPGYYQIMDFAASIRNLKFENNAKETLEYILVDSSHWIVPVKKGETVHIGYDMLENKNFVAESYVDGNRAYILPTNLFLYNKQIQFGKNIRVRVLKDPSWPNIYGTGLSLQKTDASTWDFTANTLDDFYDSPILLGKLDSLPTFYIHGIAHQFVGYDLGNSQYTQRLMSDMKKIITQAIDIFQDIPYQKYVFLGIGEGRGGIEHLNSSSVSFSGNSIKNENDYKRVLSFLTHEYFHNFNVKRIRPIELGPFDYQTANRTRQLWISEGLSVYYENWLLYKTGIYSQEEFLNTFADAMDIYENKPGHLIQSLASSSWNTWSDGPFGNLSDTAISYYDKGPVVGLLFDCAIKYYSKGKFSLENVMRALYDQYYKKLGRGFTEDEFKNIATHYGTKKILPLFEYINTAKEVDYNKYLNLLGLKLNYTLQNGKKIFHLTN, from the coding sequence ATGAGAAAAAAAATATTTGGTTTAATTAGTATAGTTTTTCTTGGTACGCATTTGCATGCACAGGTAAATGTAGTAGATTATACTATCGGTGTAAAAGATACGGCTAAGCATTTATTTCATATTGAAATAGATTATGTAAATACAACTCAGGAAGATTCAGTTTCCTTTTATTTACCCAAATGGACACCTGGATATTACCAGATTATGGATTTCGCAGCAAGTATTCGGAACTTGAAATTTGAGAATAATGCAAAAGAAACATTGGAATATATTTTGGTGGATAGTTCTCATTGGATCGTACCTGTAAAGAAGGGTGAGACGGTTCATATTGGATATGATATGTTAGAAAATAAAAATTTTGTAGCAGAAAGTTATGTGGACGGTAATCGTGCGTATATTTTACCTACAAATTTATTTTTATATAATAAGCAGATTCAATTTGGAAAAAATATTCGAGTGAGAGTTCTTAAAGACCCGTCTTGGCCTAATATTTATGGTACAGGTTTATCTCTTCAAAAAACGGATGCTTCAACGTGGGACTTTACAGCGAATACTTTGGATGATTTTTATGATAGTCCAATTTTATTAGGAAAGTTAGACAGTCTGCCTACTTTTTATATTCATGGTATTGCTCATCAGTTTGTTGGTTATGATTTAGGTAATAGTCAGTATACGCAGCGATTGATGTCTGATATGAAAAAGATAATTACCCAAGCAATTGATATATTTCAGGATATTCCATATCAAAAATATGTTTTTCTGGGAATTGGAGAGGGGCGAGGAGGTATTGAGCATTTGAACTCTTCTTCTGTTTCATTTTCGGGTAATTCTATTAAAAATGAGAATGACTATAAACGTGTACTAAGTTTTTTAACGCATGAATATTTTCATAATTTTAATGTTAAACGTATTCGACCTATAGAACTTGGTCCATTTGATTATCAAACAGCAAATCGTACGCGCCAACTATGGATATCGGAAGGGCTATCTGTCTACTATGAAAATTGGCTATTGTATAAAACGGGTATTTATTCACAAGAAGAATTTTTAAATACGTTTGCGGACGCAATGGATATTTATGAGAATAAACCAGGTCATCTTATTCAATCTCTAGCATCTTCTAGTTGGAATACTTGGAGCGACGGACCTTTTGGTAATTTAAGTGATACTGCTATATCTTATTATGATAAGGGGCCTGTAGTTGGATTGTTATTTGACTGCGCAATTAAATATTATTCCAAAGGAAAATTTTCATTAGAAAATGTAATGAGAGCGTTATATGATCAATACTATAAAAAATTAGGTAGAGGTTTTACCGAAGATGAATTTAAAAATATAGCAACTCATTACGGTACAAAAAAAATACTACCATTATTTGAATATATAAACACTGCTAAAGAAGTTGATTATAATAAGTACTTGAATTTATTGGGTTTAAAATTGAATTATACATTGCAAAATGGTAAAAAAATCTTTCATTTGACTAATTAA
- a CDS encoding DUF5695 domain-containing protein: MKFYNNVFITGLLLGCLFTLSSQAQHYTWDELKKMPSVLHEDAGIDKFNIHPFIFEIGNYSQLAMGLSPVANSAFDFTPSKRIKDRRISGMNYLGDINVQFRLLSDTSWTTYYSATQRLGNKVVVSNKDNTLSKSILILPKKMEDFIQITRTWEKVKDGKGDALVLKFTIENKTNNKIELGGLGFPLIFNNILQGQSLEAAHKENSFYDPYMGRNGGYLQVAKLDGKGPALLVLPEGNTPFENYRPLLEDPTPRGLDFEGFYEWDVFSKSYSETLWKNATQWNNPTSYILQPKEKKSWGLRFVLADSIKGIESKLIAEKRPVVVGFPGYVLPTDVNGSLYIHANSPIKSIDVFPKNAIALESSTVQNGWYKYKVKGNVYGRSRVTITYANGEVQTVHYKVILPESTTISNYGKFLNNKQWFEQNDPYFHRAPGYITYDNEEKKQVTQDSRAWIAGLSDEGGAGSWLGAAMKQMVSPDKTEIKKLEHFVDTTLWGQIQYSNGEHKFGVRKSLFFYAPDSLPKGTYDTSINFKTWSAWPVKEALDPGRSYNYPHVAAAYWSLYRLSRNHKNLVENHPWQWYLNQAYETVMNMVSQAPYYAQFGQMEGTVFYFILKDLKAEGLTKEAELLEAEMKKRAIHWDDLLFPFESEMPWDSTGQEEVFIWSLYFGFLDKTDVTYSAILAYDPAIPHWAYNGNARRYWDFLYGGKLQRIERMIHHYGSELNAIPLLEYYKLHPSDLYSLRVGYGGVLGGIANIEQDGFAPAAFHSYPSTLKNDGISGDYGSGFFGYSVNTESYLVHDSTFGWLAFGGNLKETKDEIAFVPTTAGDNHLFIAPSKLDVLFLAGKVDHFTYSIKDKKVIVWLKNADNYTPDAVMDWTGNYTLVGNYTKRNDGKIIVPLSKEKLTQIILKIK; this comes from the coding sequence ATGAAATTTTATAATAACGTTTTTATTACTGGATTACTTTTAGGCTGTTTATTTACATTATCATCTCAAGCACAACATTATACTTGGGATGAATTAAAAAAAATGCCTTCTGTGCTCCATGAAGATGCAGGTATAGATAAGTTTAATATCCATCCATTTATATTTGAAATTGGTAATTATAGTCAATTGGCTATGGGACTTTCACCGGTAGCTAATAGTGCATTTGACTTTACACCAAGTAAGCGCATCAAGGATAGAAGGATTAGTGGAATGAATTATTTAGGAGATATAAATGTACAATTTCGATTACTTTCTGATACTAGTTGGACTACTTATTATTCTGCTACACAAAGGTTGGGTAATAAGGTTGTCGTTTCCAATAAAGACAATACGTTGAGTAAATCAATTTTAATTTTACCAAAAAAGATGGAGGATTTTATTCAAATCACACGTACATGGGAAAAAGTAAAAGATGGTAAAGGTGATGCTCTAGTTTTAAAATTTACTATAGAAAATAAAACCAATAACAAAATTGAATTAGGAGGTTTAGGATTTCCACTAATTTTTAATAATATACTTCAAGGACAATCTTTAGAGGCAGCACACAAAGAAAATTCTTTCTATGATCCGTATATGGGAAGAAATGGAGGCTATCTGCAAGTCGCAAAATTAGATGGAAAAGGTCCTGCGTTGTTAGTGCTTCCAGAGGGAAATACGCCATTTGAAAATTATCGTCCCTTACTAGAAGATCCTACTCCGAGAGGTTTGGATTTTGAAGGGTTTTATGAATGGGATGTTTTTTCAAAATCTTACTCCGAAACTTTGTGGAAAAATGCCACTCAGTGGAATAATCCTACTTCTTATATTTTACAACCTAAGGAAAAGAAAAGTTGGGGTTTACGTTTTGTATTAGCTGATTCTATTAAAGGTATTGAGTCTAAATTAATCGCAGAAAAGCGACCTGTAGTTGTAGGATTTCCTGGATATGTTTTGCCAACAGATGTAAATGGTTCTTTATATATTCATGCAAATTCACCTATAAAAAGTATTGATGTTTTTCCGAAAAATGCAATTGCCTTGGAATCTTCGACGGTTCAAAATGGTTGGTATAAATATAAAGTAAAAGGTAATGTTTATGGACGCTCAAGAGTAACTATAACTTATGCAAATGGAGAAGTGCAAACAGTACACTATAAGGTTATTTTACCTGAGAGTACTACAATTAGTAACTATGGAAAATTTTTAAATAACAAACAATGGTTTGAACAAAATGATCCTTATTTTCATAGAGCGCCAGGATATATTACGTATGATAATGAAGAAAAAAAACAAGTAACGCAAGATAGTAGAGCATGGATTGCTGGATTGAGTGATGAAGGTGGTGCAGGCAGTTGGTTGGGGGCAGCCATGAAACAAATGGTTTCTCCGGATAAAACAGAAATAAAGAAATTAGAACATTTTGTCGACACAACCTTATGGGGACAAATTCAATATAGTAATGGCGAACATAAATTTGGTGTACGTAAAAGTTTATTTTTTTACGCTCCTGATTCTTTACCCAAAGGAACGTATGATACTTCTATAAATTTCAAAACATGGTCTGCTTGGCCAGTTAAAGAAGCTTTAGATCCTGGTCGTTCCTATAATTATCCACATGTTGCAGCGGCTTATTGGTCTTTATATAGACTATCAAGAAATCATAAAAATTTAGTTGAAAATCATCCTTGGCAATGGTATCTTAATCAAGCCTATGAGACGGTGATGAATATGGTCAGTCAAGCTCCTTACTATGCGCAGTTTGGTCAAATGGAAGGAACTGTTTTTTATTTTATACTCAAAGATCTAAAGGCGGAAGGACTGACTAAAGAAGCAGAATTACTAGAAGCGGAAATGAAAAAACGAGCTATTCATTGGGATGATTTGCTTTTCCCATTTGAGAGTGAAATGCCTTGGGACTCCACAGGACAAGAGGAAGTATTTATTTGGTCTTTGTATTTTGGATTCTTAGATAAAACAGATGTTACCTATAGTGCAATTTTGGCGTATGATCCCGCCATTCCACACTGGGCATACAATGGTAATGCTAGACGTTATTGGGACTTTTTATATGGAGGTAAATTGCAACGGATTGAACGTATGATTCATCACTATGGTTCAGAATTAAATGCAATTCCACTACTGGAATACTATAAATTACATCCTTCTGATCTATACAGTTTGCGTGTTGGCTATGGTGGAGTTTTAGGAGGTATTGCCAATATCGAACAAGACGGATTTGCGCCTGCTGCTTTTCATTCGTACCCATCTACATTAAAAAATGATGGTATTTCTGGAGATTATGGATCTGGATTTTTTGGATATTCTGTTAATACGGAAAGTTATTTGGTTCATGATTCTACTTTTGGATGGTTGGCTTTTGGTGGTAATTTGAAAGAAACTAAAGATGAAATTGCCTTTGTGCCTACAACGGCTGGAGATAACCATCTTTTTATTGCGCCATCTAAACTAGATGTTTTATTCTTGGCAGGAAAAGTAGATCATTTTACTTATTCAATAAAAGATAAAAAAGTGATTGTATGGTTGAAAAATGCAGATAATTATACGCCTGATGCAGTAATGGATTGGACTGGTAACTACACATTAGTTGGTAATTATACGAAGAGAAATGATGGTAAAATTATAGTTCCACTAAGCAAAGAGAAATTAACTCAAATAATTTTGAAAATTAAATAA